A genome region from Drosophila simulans strain w501 chromosome 2R, Prin_Dsim_3.1, whole genome shotgun sequence includes the following:
- the LOC6739432 gene encoding uncharacterized protein LOC6739432 isoform X1, with protein sequence MHVEKKSELRSLLKSGDKRCKLVEPRNTKSCVWRFFNLVQCDDHIEPYACCKTCGDLLSYSGKTGTGSLLRHRCLHSSSSNDKTVRITKAKTLREPLRVAKPKIESNVASYLGEAGALPQKWEEYEQNDEISEDIKDIIYSEDPLCYSPIHVMDDEGLDQPEKQVTVLTHSTSPAGGSSRPIGVGSGVQATVVASTSSSSSSAKQLKNNLETSIERLTAVSEQLSYIIQQNHEELTKDDDYYFALSLVPVMRHLSLSRKMYVRSKIQDILFKESEDSPVAKDE encoded by the exons ATGCATGTTGAAAAGAAATCAGAGCTGCGTAGCCTACTCAAATCCGGGGACAAGCGTTGCAAACTCGTTGAGCCCAGGAACACCAAAAGCTGCGTCTGGAGGTTTTTCAATCTCGTCCAGTGCGACGACCACATAGAGCCGTACGCCTGCTGCAAAACCTGTGGCGATCTGTTATCCTACAGCGGGAAAACTGGAACCGGATCGCTGCTACGGCACCGATGTCTCCACTCCAGCAGCAGTAACG ACAAAACCGTGCGGATAACAAAGGCCAAGACGCTGAGGGAGCCGCTGCGTGTGGCCAAGCCGAAGATCGAGTCGAACGTCGCCAGTTATCTGGGCGAGGCGGGTGCCCTGCCGCAAAAGTGGGAGGAGTACGAGCAGAACGATGAGATTAGCGAGGACATTAAGGACATCATATACAGTGAGGATCCACTGTGCTATAGCCCCATACACGTGATGGATGATGAGGGCCTGGATCAGCCTGAGAAGCAAGTGACCGTGCTAACCCATTCGACTTCACCCGCCGGGGGAAGTAGCAGGCCCATCGGTGTGGGTTCGGGCGTACAGGCTACTGTGGTGGCCTCCAcgtcctccagcagcagctcggCCAAGCAGCTGAAGAACAACCTGGAGACGTCTATCGAACGGCTGACCGCTGTCAGCGAGCAGCTCAGCTACATCATACAACAGAATCACGAGGAGCTCACCAAGGACGACGACTACTATTTTGCACTTAGCTTGGTGCCCGTCATGCGCCACCTTTCGCTCAGTCGCAAGATGTACGTGCGGTCCAAGATCCAGGATATATTGTTCAAGGAAAGTGAGGACTCGCCAGTCGCCAAGGATGAGTAG
- the LOC6739432 gene encoding uncharacterized protein LOC6739432 isoform X2 — MPKGRVSNVWQHYDINEECENFAICRYCGNNISRGGMASNLKGNNTTNLWTHLRHKHRDEVLVSPVQQRPQARMIPIIKKDKTVRITKAKTLREPLRVAKPKIESNVASYLGEAGALPQKWEEYEQNDEISEDIKDIIYSEDPLCYSPIHVMDDEGLDQPEKQVTVLTHSTSPAGGSSRPIGVGSGVQATVVASTSSSSSSAKQLKNNLETSIERLTAVSEQLSYIIQQNHEELTKDDDYYFALSLVPVMRHLSLSRKMYVRSKIQDILFKESEDSPVAKDE, encoded by the exons ATGCCCAAGGGTCGTGTTAGCAATGTGTGGCAGCACTACGATATTAACGAGGAGTGTGAAAACTTTGCGATATGCCGTTACTGCGGCAATAATATATCGCGTGGAGGCATGGCCAGCAATTTGAAGGGCAACAATACGACCAATTTGTGGACGCATCTGCGGCACAAGCACAGGGACGAGGTGCTGGTCAGTCCGGTACAGCAACGTCCCCAGGCTCGGATGATCCCAATCATCAAGAAAG ACAAAACCGTGCGGATAACAAAGGCCAAGACGCTGAGGGAGCCGCTGCGTGTGGCCAAGCCGAAGATCGAGTCGAACGTCGCCAGTTATCTGGGCGAGGCGGGTGCCCTGCCGCAAAAGTGGGAGGAGTACGAGCAGAACGATGAGATTAGCGAGGACATTAAGGACATCATATACAGTGAGGATCCACTGTGCTATAGCCCCATACACGTGATGGATGATGAGGGCCTGGATCAGCCTGAGAAGCAAGTGACCGTGCTAACCCATTCGACTTCACCCGCCGGGGGAAGTAGCAGGCCCATCGGTGTGGGTTCGGGCGTACAGGCTACTGTGGTGGCCTCCAcgtcctccagcagcagctcggCCAAGCAGCTGAAGAACAACCTGGAGACGTCTATCGAACGGCTGACCGCTGTCAGCGAGCAGCTCAGCTACATCATACAACAGAATCACGAGGAGCTCACCAAGGACGACGACTACTATTTTGCACTTAGCTTGGTGCCCGTCATGCGCCACCTTTCGCTCAGTCGCAAGATGTACGTGCGGTCCAAGATCCAGGATATATTGTTCAAGGAAAGTGAGGACTCGCCAGTCGCCAAGGATGAGTAG